One part of the Alistipes onderdonkii genome encodes these proteins:
- a CDS encoding DUF4121 family protein, which yields MQQSKAEDRYSCETLLSMNTLYDHEHHLTQADVDAANALVRHIERTRNPRVPQVGDRVRYTTRHGDFHGNALIEAVREDGTRSICLCPYVPFVWATAGGIGCAVSGGPFTAVMPQELKPSGAVPGDFCAWGHCGACGNGVVRFCAEVPLWEYREPESLYGDFSTEKWRKISLYKDTECRSSDLYWGDCISFRTEEEFQRFLSDYEGTVFAAPGPKSVIVWCYRDEQTAVSQEGWDVLDAPVTERRIYNAPQPVKLVKDHGRHTTVCYFVRPEFSYK from the coding sequence ATGCAACAATCCAAAGCCGAAGATCGGTACAGCTGCGAAACGCTGCTGTCGATGAATACGCTTTACGACCATGAACACCACCTGACGCAGGCGGATGTAGATGCCGCCAATGCTTTGGTGCGTCATATCGAACGTACCCGCAACCCACGTGTCCCGCAGGTCGGCGACCGGGTGCGCTATACCACGCGCCACGGTGATTTCCACGGCAATGCCCTGATCGAGGCTGTCCGTGAAGATGGAACGCGCTCGATCTGCCTGTGCCCTTACGTGCCTTTCGTGTGGGCGACAGCCGGCGGCATCGGCTGCGCGGTCAGCGGCGGGCCTTTTACAGCCGTGATGCCGCAAGAGCTGAAGCCTTCCGGTGCTGTGCCGGGGGATTTCTGTGCTTGGGGACATTGCGGCGCCTGCGGCAACGGAGTCGTCCGGTTCTGCGCCGAGGTGCCGTTGTGGGAATACCGGGAACCGGAATCGCTTTACGGCGATTTCTCGACCGAGAAATGGCGCAAGATCAGCCTTTACAAGGATACGGAGTGCCGAAGCAGCGATCTTTACTGGGGCGATTGCATTTCGTTCCGGACAGAGGAGGAGTTCCAACGTTTTCTCTCCGATTACGAAGGAACCGTATTTGCGGCTCCCGGCCCGAAATCCGTCATCGTCTGGTGCTATCGGGATGAGCAGACCGCCGTATCGCAAGAGGGGTGGGATGTGCTCGATGCTCCCGTTACAGAGCGGCGCATCTACAACGCGCCCCAACCCGTAAAACTCGTCAAGGATCACGGGCGGCACACCACGGTCTGCTATTTCGTCAGACCGGAATTTTCTTATAAATAA
- the fsa gene encoding fructose-6-phosphate aldolase — MKFFIDTANLEQIRKAHELGVLDGVTTNPSLMAKENIRGTENCNRHYVEICNIVEGDVSAEVIATDFEGMVREGEALAALHPRIVVKLPCTAAGIRAVKYFAAKNIRTNCTLVFSVGQALLAAKAGATYVSPFVGRLDDISEDGVALVAHIVKVYRTYGYKTQVLAASIRHTQHIIQCLDAGADVATCPLAAIEGLLRHPLTDSGLEKFLADHARLNA, encoded by the coding sequence ATGAAATTCTTCATCGACACAGCCAATTTGGAGCAGATTCGCAAGGCGCATGAACTGGGCGTTCTGGACGGCGTAACGACCAATCCTTCTCTGATGGCCAAAGAGAACATCCGGGGTACGGAGAACTGCAACCGTCATTACGTTGAAATCTGCAACATCGTCGAAGGGGACGTGAGCGCCGAGGTCATAGCCACCGACTTCGAAGGAATGGTGCGAGAGGGTGAGGCGCTGGCGGCACTGCATCCCCGCATCGTCGTGAAACTGCCCTGCACGGCCGCAGGAATACGGGCCGTAAAATACTTCGCGGCGAAGAATATCCGGACGAACTGCACGCTGGTATTCTCCGTGGGGCAGGCGCTGTTGGCGGCAAAGGCCGGAGCGACCTATGTGTCTCCGTTCGTGGGACGTCTCGACGACATTTCCGAAGACGGCGTGGCATTGGTAGCCCACATCGTGAAGGTCTACCGCACCTATGGTTACAAAACGCAGGTGCTGGCCGCTTCGATCCGTCATACGCAGCATATTATCCAGTGTCTCGATGCGGGGGCCGATGTGGCGACATGCCCCCTTGCGGCAATCGAAGGGCTGCTCAGACATCCGCTGACGGACAGCGGGCTGGAGAAGTTCCTCGCAGACCATGCACGCCTGAATGCCTGA
- a CDS encoding DUF6922 domain-containing protein codes for MTIFDDYIRNKGCCKVSKTLLWDYDLTQFDWQRSRKVVVQRIIERGWLRDYFAAFDLYGGIEGFREIIKEVPTLSAQDMNFVCTAFGLKKEELRCYTRRQLRRRHLGC; via the coding sequence ATGACCATATTCGATGACTATATCCGAAATAAAGGCTGCTGCAAGGTCTCAAAGACATTACTTTGGGACTATGACTTGACGCAGTTCGACTGGCAGCGTTCGCGTAAGGTCGTCGTGCAGCGCATCATAGAGCGGGGATGGCTCCGGGACTACTTCGCGGCGTTCGACCTCTACGGAGGCATCGAAGGCTTCCGGGAAATCATCAAAGAGGTTCCGACACTCTCGGCGCAGGATATGAATTTCGTATGTACGGCTTTCGGCCTTAAAAAAGAGGAATTGAGATGTTACACACGCAGACAGTTGCGCCGCAGACACTTGGGTTGTTGA
- a CDS encoding nucleotidyl transferase AbiEii/AbiGii toxin family protein, giving the protein MLHTQTVAPQTLGLLKQLETEPRLAAFNLAGGTALALYLGHRVSVDLDLFTPESFDAGELEAFLSQRYGFQTAFRRPDTLKGMIDGVKIDCIAHKYAYLRQPYAESGIRLYSIEDIVAMKLSAIADDGSRLKDFVDIACLSTRIPFYEMLKCYERKFPQANVIRPFKALTYFDDIDFGEDIVMLNFEYDWKQIARRLKEMTVRQEHIFSQWPLKEQKLPVAEDKDTTSMKRGRKR; this is encoded by the coding sequence ATGTTACACACGCAGACAGTTGCGCCGCAGACACTTGGGTTGTTGAAACAGTTGGAGACCGAGCCCCGGCTTGCGGCGTTCAATCTGGCCGGAGGTACGGCTTTGGCCTTATATCTGGGGCATCGTGTGAGTGTCGATCTGGATCTGTTCACTCCGGAGTCGTTCGACGCCGGGGAACTCGAAGCGTTTCTTTCGCAGCGATACGGATTCCAAACGGCCTTCAGGCGCCCCGACACGCTGAAAGGCATGATCGACGGCGTTAAGATCGACTGCATAGCTCACAAATATGCATATCTCCGGCAGCCCTATGCGGAATCCGGAATCCGTTTATACAGCATCGAGGATATCGTCGCCATGAAGCTGTCTGCGATAGCCGACGACGGTTCGCGGCTCAAAGATTTCGTGGATATCGCCTGTCTGTCCACCCGCATCCCGTTTTATGAGATGCTCAAATGCTACGAACGAAAATTTCCGCAGGCAAATGTCATCCGCCCGTTCAAGGCACTCACATATTTCGATGATATCGACTTCGGCGAGGATATCGTCATGCTGAATTTCGAATACGACTGGAAGCAGATCGCCCGACGACTGAAAGAGATGACAGTCCGCCAAGAGCATATTTTTTCGCAGTGGCCGTTAAAAGAACAGAAACTTCCCGTAGCGGAGGACAAGGATACGACCTCTATGAAACGGGGCCGGAAGAGATGA
- a CDS encoding HU family DNA-binding protein, translating to MTKADIVKQLAQETGVEAVTVLAVVEGFMEEVRAAQIRKENVFLRGFGTFLIKHRKEKTARNITKNTTIKIPAHDIPAFKPSPAFQRLLEKK from the coding sequence ATGACCAAAGCAGATATCGTAAAGCAACTCGCCCAGGAAACGGGCGTCGAAGCCGTGACCGTTTTAGCCGTCGTGGAAGGTTTCATGGAAGAGGTGCGAGCCGCACAGATCCGCAAGGAAAACGTTTTCCTCCGCGGTTTTGGTACGTTCCTGATTAAGCATCGCAAAGAAAAGACGGCGCGTAACATTACGAAGAATACGACGATCAAAATTCCGGCACACGACATTCCTGCATTTAAGCCTTCTCCCGCCTTCCAGCGGCTTTTGGAAAAGAAATGA
- a CDS encoding DUF4120 family protein, whose protein sequence is MKIMCQEHYDKVVQYAESIGDKTLEECLQRLERWEQNPHHPCQIELYRDFAPYSFLFKERYPDGSLGVVGGLVYHGCPDRSCCFIDRPFHGWATHT, encoded by the coding sequence ATGAAAATCATGTGTCAGGAGCACTACGATAAGGTAGTGCAATACGCCGAGAGTATCGGCGACAAGACGCTCGAAGAGTGTCTGCAACGGCTCGAACGCTGGGAGCAAAATCCCCATCATCCGTGCCAGATCGAACTTTACAGGGACTTCGCGCCCTATTCGTTCCTCTTCAAGGAACGCTATCCCGACGGAAGTCTGGGCGTTGTCGGCGGATTGGTTTATCATGGATGTCCGGATCGGTCGTGCTGTTTTATCGACCGTCCCTTTCACGGCTGGGCGACCCACACCTGA